In Terriglobales bacterium, the genomic stretch CGCACGTTCTCCTGCATTCCGCCGTCGATGGCTCCGACAAAGCGATCGCGCTGGATCAATTGGGCCGGTTTTCCGTCTCGGTCCGTCCCGGCGACTACGACGTGTTCGTTTCTGCGCAGGGATTCGCACCGTTCTCCGGCCGTTTTTCGGTCGTTGCCGGAAAGGCCACGCGGGTCGAAGCGAGGCTGAAGGTTGCGTCGGTCTCGGGCCCCGAAGTCGTCGCGCCCGAGCAGCCGTCAACCTCCCAGAAGCGTCCGCGCGATTTCAACGAAGGAGAGGCGAGCGCCCCAGCGCCCCTGCCTGCGGGACAACCGGCGCAGACCCCGGCTGCGCCGCCCACGGCAAAGACCCGCGAATTCAACGAAGCGGACATCGCGCCTGAGCAGGCGGCCCCGGCAGCCGCTCCTGCGCCCGCTTCGCAACCGTCGTCCCAGGCCCAACCGGCGGCCCAGGCGACGCCTCCGCCCGCGCCGCTTTCGCCGCGCGAGCGCGAAGCGCGCGACATCGCCGTCCGCTTCGCCCCCGTGTTCCACCAGCGCATGGCGGGCGGTGAAGCCGAGCACCGCTACGAACTCTGCACCGTCTTCGATTTCGACGGCGACTGGATCGGCAACAACAACTGGCAACACGCCGCCGACACCCAGTACCCGATCTGGGCGTTCGTTTATTACTCCGTGAGCGAGACCGAGGACCGCTATTACATCCATTACGCGTGCTATCACCCGCGCGACTGGTCGCTGGTGCAAGGGTCGTACGACAGCGCGCTTGACGTGCTGCAGGACAAGTACGGACAGATCATGGGCTCGGGTGTCCGCAAGGAGGTCGAATTCAATCACGAGAACGATCTCGAGGGCGTGCTGGTGGTGGTGGACAAGTGGGGTGACAGCGGCCCGGAGGTAGTGGCGGCGGAGACCGTCGCCCACAACCACCTGCTGCGCGCGCTCACCGCGGATTCCGACCTCGACACCCCGGGCGCGAAGCGGCAAGCGCTGCCGCTGGAGAACGGGCACCCGGTGTTCTACATCGAGTCGCAGAAACACGGGATCCACCCCTACGGCGGCGAGCAGTCGCAAGCGAACCAACCCATCGTGGTGCTGCGCTACGGCCCCTCCACCGAGCTGACCGAGATCAAGGATGGGCAGGCGACCTATGACCTGGTTCCCATCAAGAAGACCTTTTATCAGCACGCCCAGGAAACGCGCGAACCGAACCTGACCTACGGCACGGTGGTGGACTTCGGCGACCGCTTCTGTCAGGTCCCTGGGGCCACGCGTCCGGCTTGCGCGATCGGGACCATCGGCGGAGCGTTACGCGGCGATGTCGCCCGGCCCAATGCTGCGGTCGCGCCCTGGGTCTGGTTCGACCTGGACGACAAAGGCCTGCCGCCGGGCTCCTGGTTCTTCGACCCGGCCAGCATCCTGGTGCGCCACTTCGGCCAGACCGGCAGCGAAAAGTATCTCTACAACCCCTACCTCGGCATCGACCTCGGCGGCCCGGAGGCCGCTCCGCCGAAGTGAAGCGCCTGCTGATCTCGGCCGGCGAGGCGTCCGGGGAGCTGTATGGCGCGGGGCTGATCGAGGCGTTGCGCCGCCGCCTGCCGCAGCTCGAAGTCTTCGGCGTGGGCGGCGAGGCCATGCGCCGCGCCGGCTGCGACACGGTGGTGGATGCGCGCCAGCTCTCGGTGGTCGGCATCACCGAGATCCTGCCGCGGGTGCCGAGGATCTACGGACTGTTCCGCAAGCTGCTGGCGGAGGCCGAGCACCGCCAACCCGACGCCGCCGTGGTCATCGATTCACCCGCCTTCAACTTCCGGGTCGGGCGCGAGATGCACGCCCGCGGCATTCCCGTCATCTACTACGTGTGCCCCCAGCTCTGGGCGTGGCGCGAGGGACGGGTGCGGTCCATGTGCCAATGGGTGAAGAAGGCGCTGGTCATCTTTCCCTTCGAAGAGAAGTGGTATCGCGAGCGGCAGGTGGACGCGGAGTACGTCGGGCACCCGCTGGCCGATGTCCCGCCGCCGACGATGACGCGCACGCAGTTCGCCGCCGAGCACAAGCTCGACGCCGACCGGCACTGGATCGCCCTGCTGCCCGGCAGCCGGCGCAAGGAAGTGTCCATGAACCTGCCGACCATGCTGGATGCCGCGGTGCGGCTGGAGCCGGAGTTTGAGTTCGTGCTCCCGGTCGCTTCCACCCTGGACCGGGGGTGGATGTCGGCGCTGGTCGCGGGCAGCCGGCGAAAGATCGCGCTGGTCGAGGACACCCGGGCGGCGCTCACCTTCTCCCGGGCGGCGGTTGTTGCCAGCGGCACGGCGACGGTGGAAGCGGCGCTGAGCGGCGTCCCCTTCGTTGTGGTCTATCGGGTCGCGCCCCTGACCTGGCTGCTGGGACGTCCGCTGCTGCGGGTGGAGCACGTCGCCATGGCCAACCTGATCGCCGGACGCGAGGTCGTCCCCGAGCTGATCCAATCCGATTTCACATCGGGAAACGTGGTCGCACGGCTGGCGGAGGTGCTCCCGGAGGGCGCGCCGCGTGAGAGAATGCTGGCAGGGCTGGCGGAGGTACGGGCGCGCCTGAAGCCGCAGAGCGCCCAGCCGGCCAGCGAACGCGCCGCCGAGGCGGTCCTGCGCGTCGCTGCCAAGTAGTGGGGACCGCAACTTTCGCACCTGCGATGGGGTTCCTGCCGGAGGGGGTAGGGTGCACGAGCTGTGGCGTGGCGCATCTTTTTCCCTGGCGGTCTCATCTGAATACATCAACTGAAACTCTGGAGATTCTCCGCATGTCATTCGCACGACGGGCCCGCGGACGCGGTCCGAAGTTCTTGCTGGGTCTGCTGCTGGCGCTCAGCGCCGTCTCGTTCGCCGCGGAAAAGCCGCGGATCACGGTCAGCGGTTACCTGATCAGCGCCGAGCTTGCGCCGCGCAGCCATCGCCTGCAGGCCAAGGCGCGAGTGAAATTCACGGCGCTGGAAGACCTCAGCATCGCCGTCTTCGAGCTGCACAACGCGCTGCGGCCCACGCGGGTGACCGACGGCGAAGGACACGTCCTCTCCGCCGAGCGCGTCACCCAGGACTCGACCGTGCGAGTCGCCTTGCCCAACGGCCTGACCAAGGGACAGTCCAGCGAGCTGACCTTCGAGTACGAGGGCAATCTGCAATCCGCCGATGAAAGCCCGGTGGAAGGACTGAAGCTGGCCAGCATCAACGACGAAACCAGCTACCTGCTCTATGCGGGGCGCTGGTTCCCGGTATCGGGCTTCGGCACCAACCGCTTCACCGCCAACATCAGCATCACCGTACCGGCCGGATACACGGTGGTCGGCAGCGGGCGCATGACGGTGGGACCGGCGAAGGCGGCCAGCCGTACCGAGGCCGGCAAGACCACGTACACCTTCGTCTGGGACTGGCCTAGCTTCCCCGGAACGATCATCGCGGGCAGGTTCTCCCCCGGGCTGCAGACCGTCGCCGGACTCACCATCCGGACCTTCTTCACCGACAGCAAAAAGGCCTTTGCGTCCCAGTACGCGGATACCGCAGCGAAGGAGTACGAGTATTTCAGCGCGCTCTACGGGCGCGCTCCCTCCACGACCCTGAACCTGGTCGAGCTGCCGGACGATACGGTGCCCTCCGCCTGGGCCCCCGAGATCGCCGCCATCGCCTCCCGCACCATCCAGGAGAAGATCAATTACCGGCTGCTGGCCAATACCATCGCTCACCAGTGGTGGGGGGTTTCGGTGAGTCCGGCGACGCGCAACGACTGGTGGCTGAGCGACGGCTTCGCCCGCTTGTCCGAAGCCCGCTATGTCGAGCAGGCGGCCGGCGAGTCCGGCTACGCCGAAGTCGCCAAGGACATGTCGGTGGGCGCCCTGGCGTACGACACCGTGCCCCTCTCCAGCATCGGCAAGCTCGACCCGTTCTCACCCGAGTTCCAGTCGGAAACCACCGACAAGGGCGGCATGATCCTGCACATGCTGCGCTGGGTGATCGGAGACGCCGCCTTCGACAAGACCATGCAGGCGTTTGCCCAGCAGTTCGCCGGCAAGCCCGCCTCCAGCGACGATTTCCGCAAGGTCGCCGAGTTCGTGTACGGCGACCACCTGACTCCGTTCTTCAGCCAGTGGCTCGATTCCACCGGCGCGCCCGAGTTCAAGAACCGCTATACCGTCTACCGGACGGCCAAAGGGTTCCGCGTGGTCGGCGAGATCAGCCAGGACCTCGACTTGTTCCGCATGCCGTTGGAACTGCGGATCGATACCGACGGCAAGCCGGAGATGAAGCGCATCGAGGTGGTGGGCACGAATTCGCCCTACGTGGTCGAGACCTACGGCAAGCCGCGGCGCATCTCTGTCGATCCCAACAACGACGTCCTGAAGAATTCCTCCGACCTGCGGGTGCGCGCCAACATCATGCGCGGGCAGTCGCTGGTGCAGCAGGGCGACCTGGCGGGCGCGCTCAAGGAATTCCAGAAAGCGCTGGAATCGAACCAGAACAGTTCGCTGGCCCACTACCGCATCGCCGAGGTCTTCTTCCTGCAGCGGAACTACCAGGCTGCCGCCAACGCCTACCGCGAGGCGCTGAACGGCGACGGCGAGCCGCGCTGGGTCGAGGTCTGGAGCCACCTCCAGCTGGGAAAGATCTTCGACACCACCGGGCAGCGCGAGCGCGCGACCAACGAGTATCGTCAGGCGCTCGCCACCAACGACAATACCCAGGGCGCGCAGGACGAGGCCCGCCGCTACCTGCAGGCCCCGTATAACCGCGAGAAAGACAAGGGATGATGGGGAAAGGCGCCCGTGAGGGCGCCTCTTTCACCGCGCGAAACTCAGGCCGCTCAAACGAGCGGCCTTTTCTTTCTCCACCCCGCGCGCCATGACCAGCACGCGAAAGGTCTCGCCCATCCCGGCCGGCGTGACCAGGTGCTTCAGTTGCAATGCGACCTTGGCCTGCTCCTGCGGCATCCGGCAATCCTCGAAGGCGTCGGCGAACTGGTTCTCTTCCCCGATGCCGATCAGGAACTGCGATTGGGTCAGGAATCCGAGCGGTTCCAGCCCGGCGGCCTCGCCCGCAGCCTGCAAGGCGGTGAAGTTGACGTGGGTGGTGATGTCCTGCTCCCCGGGAGCCGCGTAGGGATCGTCGCTGGCAGTGTGCTGGCGATAGGCCATCACCGTGCCCCGGTGCCGCCCTGCCATCTGCTCCGCCCGGCTGTAACCGTAATCGATGAGCACGGCAAAGCCACGCTGGAGGCGAGCCGCGATCCGCTCCATCCAGCGGATGGCCGAGGGAGAGACCTCCACGCGCTCGTGCTCTTCCGGACGCACCGAGTAACGGCCGAGGGATTCGAGCAGCCCCGGCGCGGGGGCAGCGAATGTCTCGACGAACCGGCCATCGCGAGAATCCACCCGCAACTCGCCGCGATGATCGACAACGTCCACCGGCAGCGCGTCAAAGAATTCATTGGCAAACACAATGGTAGAGACGTTGCTTGCAACGTCTCCGGGAGAATCGAACGATTCCACCACCGACGCCTTCCCCGCCTCGATCTGGTCCTTCAGCCTCTCCCTCAGCGCCCCCCGCAATGCCGGCGACGACTCCACCAGCACATATCGCGCCGCGCCGAAAAACTCCGGGAACTTCTTCTGCGACCAGTCCAGCACGTCGCGCGCGAACAGGCCGCGTCCCGGGCCCAGTTCCACCACCTCCAGCCGCGGCGGACGATCAAGGACCCGCCACATCTGCTCGAACTGCCGGGCCAGCAGCCGCCCGAACACGGCATGCACATCGCTGGAGGTGTAGAAATCGCCGGCCTTGCCGAACTGGCCGGCGTGACGGCTGTAATAGCCATGCTCCGGGTGATAGAGGCAGAGCTCCATGTAGCGGGAGAACGAGATGGGCCCCTGGCGGCGAATCTCGTCCTCGATGATCTGGCGCAGCCTCACCCGCGCTCCCTCGCCTGCCGGTCCTTCAGGTCTTGGGGCGTGCGGAGGAACATCT encodes the following:
- the lpxB gene encoding lipid-A-disaccharide synthase, which encodes MKRLLISAGEASGELYGAGLIEALRRRLPQLEVFGVGGEAMRRAGCDTVVDARQLSVVGITEILPRVPRIYGLFRKLLAEAEHRQPDAAVVIDSPAFNFRVGREMHARGIPVIYYVCPQLWAWREGRVRSMCQWVKKALVIFPFEEKWYRERQVDAEYVGHPLADVPPPTMTRTQFAAEHKLDADRHWIALLPGSRRKEVSMNLPTMLDAAVRLEPEFEFVLPVASTLDRGWMSALVAGSRRKIALVEDTRAALTFSRAAVVASGTATVEAALSGVPFVVVYRVAPLTWLLGRPLLRVEHVAMANLIAGREVVPELIQSDFTSGNVVARLAEVLPEGAPRERMLAGLAEVRARLKPQSAQPASERAAEAVLRVAAK
- a CDS encoding M1 family aminopeptidase — protein: MSFARRARGRGPKFLLGLLLALSAVSFAAEKPRITVSGYLISAELAPRSHRLQAKARVKFTALEDLSIAVFELHNALRPTRVTDGEGHVLSAERVTQDSTVRVALPNGLTKGQSSELTFEYEGNLQSADESPVEGLKLASINDETSYLLYAGRWFPVSGFGTNRFTANISITVPAGYTVVGSGRMTVGPAKAASRTEAGKTTYTFVWDWPSFPGTIIAGRFSPGLQTVAGLTIRTFFTDSKKAFASQYADTAAKEYEYFSALYGRAPSTTLNLVELPDDTVPSAWAPEIAAIASRTIQEKINYRLLANTIAHQWWGVSVSPATRNDWWLSDGFARLSEARYVEQAAGESGYAEVAKDMSVGALAYDTVPLSSIGKLDPFSPEFQSETTDKGGMILHMLRWVIGDAAFDKTMQAFAQQFAGKPASSDDFRKVAEFVYGDHLTPFFSQWLDSTGAPEFKNRYTVYRTAKGFRVVGEISQDLDLFRMPLELRIDTDGKPEMKRIEVVGTNSPYVVETYGKPRRISVDPNNDVLKNSSDLRVRANIMRGQSLVQQGDLAGALKEFQKALESNQNSSLAHYRIAEVFFLQRNYQAAANAYREALNGDGEPRWVEVWSHLQLGKIFDTTGQRERATNEYRQALATNDNTQGAQDEARRYLQAPYNREKDKG
- a CDS encoding SAM-dependent methyltransferase; amino-acid sequence: MRLRQIIEDEIRRQGPISFSRYMELCLYHPEHGYYSRHAGQFGKAGDFYTSSDVHAVFGRLLARQFEQMWRVLDRPPRLEVVELGPGRGLFARDVLDWSQKKFPEFFGAARYVLVESSPALRGALRERLKDQIEAGKASVVESFDSPGDVASNVSTIVFANEFFDALPVDVVDHRGELRVDSRDGRFVETFAAPAPGLLESLGRYSVRPEEHERVEVSPSAIRWMERIAARLQRGFAVLIDYGYSRAEQMAGRHRGTVMAYRQHTASDDPYAAPGEQDITTHVNFTALQAAGEAAGLEPLGFLTQSQFLIGIGEENQFADAFEDCRMPQEQAKVALQLKHLVTPAGMGETFRVLVMARGVEKEKAARLSGLSFAR